In Colwellia sp. M166, a genomic segment contains:
- a CDS encoding transposase, with protein sequence MPKPRSQQISLLDTPYYHICSRTVRKAFLCGVDKESGVSFEHRRKWIEQRIFQLAQVFSIDICAYAVMHNHLHLVLHVDSEQAKDWTTEDVLTRWHRLFKGTLLTQQYTSKHPLDKFQLAIVEETVNIYKQRLIDISWFMRSLNEPIARQANREDKCTGHFWEGRFKSQALLDEGALLSCMAYVDLNPVRAGIASTPEQSDFTSIQLRIKAAIKGRQPAVLLSFSGNEQKSKTTGIRFNLQDYFTLVDETGRILRDDKRGAINPKVTKILVRLQISDKGWLKLTTNFEGIFTGAVGTAEHLCEFSEHVGLKRTHGMTNAQAYLNSA encoded by the coding sequence ATGCCTAAGCCCCGTTCACAACAAATTAGTTTACTCGATACGCCTTATTATCATATTTGTAGCCGCACGGTACGAAAGGCATTTTTATGTGGTGTAGATAAAGAATCAGGTGTTAGTTTTGAACATCGGCGTAAATGGATTGAACAGCGTATATTCCAATTAGCACAAGTGTTTTCCATTGATATTTGTGCTTATGCTGTCATGCATAATCATTTACATCTGGTATTACATGTAGATAGTGAACAAGCTAAGGATTGGACGACTGAGGACGTATTAACACGTTGGCATCGTTTATTTAAAGGCACATTGCTGACTCAGCAATACACAAGTAAACATCCTCTCGATAAGTTTCAACTGGCAATAGTTGAAGAAACCGTGAACATCTATAAACAACGGTTAATCGATATCAGCTGGTTTATGCGCTCGTTAAATGAGCCTATCGCCCGTCAAGCCAACCGAGAAGATAAATGTACAGGACATTTTTGGGAGGGACGCTTTAAATCACAAGCCTTATTGGATGAAGGCGCACTGCTGTCGTGCATGGCTTATGTTGACTTAAACCCCGTCCGTGCGGGTATTGCATCGACACCGGAGCAGTCCGACTTCACCAGTATCCAATTACGTATTAAAGCAGCAATAAAAGGCAGACAACCAGCCGTGTTACTGTCTTTTAGCGGAAATGAACAAAAAAGTAAAACCACAGGTATTCGATTCAACTTACAAGATTACTTCACCCTTGTGGATGAAACCGGCCGCATACTCAGAGATGATAAGCGTGGCGCTATTAATCCTAAGGTAACTAAGATACTGGTAAGACTACAGATCAGTGATAAAGGTTGGTTAAAGTTGACCACTAACTTTGAAGGTATTTTTACCGGCGCGGTAGGTACAGCAGAGCACTTATGTGAATTTAGTGAACATGTAGGCTTGAAGCGTACGCACGGTATGACCAATGCGCAAGCTTATTTAAATAGTGCATAA
- a CDS encoding cell division protein ZapA, which translates to MFAEDSKSINIQIMGKQHQFTCSSEDVEDLKQAANKLAAMCDEIKKNTGVVSSERALLVASINLSYSLLMANNKIERYQHKQNTLISTLKSAL; encoded by the coding sequence ATGTTTGCTGAAGACTCTAAAAGCATCAACATTCAAATTATGGGTAAACAACATCAGTTTACTTGTTCAAGTGAAGATGTAGAGGATTTAAAGCAAGCAGCTAACAAACTCGCTGCCATGTGTGACGAGATTAAAAAAAATACCGGTGTTGTTAGTAGCGAACGTGCTTTACTCGTAGCGTCAATTAATTTAAGTTATTCATTGTTAATGGCAAACAATAAGATAGAGCGTTATCAGCATAAGCAAAATACGTTGATTTCAACGTTAAAAAGCGCTTTATAA
- a CDS encoding BLUF domain-containing protein has product MMFELLYTSVVPAGLTEAELIDLLEKSRMKNQKLGITGMLIYYDREVMQILEGDKSKVDALYQTIFEDDRHTSLDVFYQGEIEHRSFTDWSMAFKLLDEKMIKDITAGYEGYDKNISPIHMIKNSPNRGKKTFIDLRDTF; this is encoded by the coding sequence ATGATGTTCGAATTACTCTATACCAGCGTTGTACCTGCAGGCTTAACAGAGGCAGAGTTAATTGATTTACTGGAAAAATCTCGCATGAAAAACCAAAAGCTCGGTATAACCGGCATGTTGATTTATTATGACCGAGAAGTCATGCAGATTCTAGAAGGAGATAAGAGCAAGGTTGATGCTTTATATCAAACTATTTTTGAAGATGATCGCCATACAAGTTTAGATGTGTTTTATCAGGGAGAAATTGAACATAGGTCATTCACCGACTGGTCAATGGCATTTAAATTACTCGACGAAAAGATGATTAAGGATATCACCGCAGGTTATGAGGGCTATGATAAAAATATATCGCCTATACACATGATTAAAAATAGCCCAAATAGAGGCAAGAAAACATTTATTGATTTACGGGACACTTTTTAA
- the gmtY gene encoding gamma-mobile-trio recombinase GmtY encodes MNNNYLFSTTAKVSIKVDNLNRKLVFKAIFVENGLLHSHLEYLKNKTLTAGISESWRTQSIQAIRLLLDYATVNKDSFANPKEMFVAFSNRVYEGTIDEKGNDPTALRWKPQSNAYGNKIIYHITQFSDWLYDSTDGESELLNPKRPATKSERILNLAAYNHRINKSFLGHTYSREHKEQSIKEARNIGNRKTHSTPDFDPSKAFREDKIWGLLSNGFAKKGVPVSHPPHERFNLANVLITMLLHFGGLRTSEVFHIYVDDIIPNEGLEQIRIYHPREGLAPEWYRNKTKQPNANRQTFLRERYGLEPRWKHPNSTYNAGWKNSTINPEGKYFNVFMFGSNGVKELFFELFLAYIQTRTAPLSGREHPFLFTNKNGDPLSMDSYQDAHKVAIEKIGMTALLEYGGTPHCHRHAYGTRLKDAGIDPYMIKTCMHHASLESQETYKHDNPKEISHALSKASTLLEKQNSELLIKGYEDV; translated from the coding sequence ATGAACAATAATTATCTTTTCTCCACCACAGCGAAGGTGAGTATAAAAGTTGACAACCTTAATCGTAAACTTGTCTTTAAAGCTATTTTTGTAGAAAACGGTCTACTACATAGTCACCTTGAGTATTTAAAAAATAAAACGCTAACAGCAGGCATAAGCGAGTCATGGCGAACACAATCGATTCAGGCTATCAGGCTTCTATTGGATTACGCCACTGTAAATAAAGATTCGTTTGCTAATCCCAAAGAGATGTTTGTTGCGTTCAGCAATCGGGTTTACGAGGGAACAATTGATGAAAAAGGCAATGACCCTACGGCCTTGCGTTGGAAGCCGCAAAGTAATGCGTATGGCAATAAAATAATTTACCATATCACTCAATTTTCTGATTGGCTGTATGATTCCACTGATGGTGAAAGTGAGTTGTTGAACCCAAAGAGACCAGCAACAAAATCTGAACGAATTCTAAATCTTGCGGCTTACAACCATCGTATAAACAAATCGTTCCTCGGTCACACTTACTCAAGGGAGCACAAAGAGCAAAGCATCAAAGAAGCCCGTAACATCGGAAACCGTAAGACTCACTCAACTCCTGATTTCGATCCATCCAAAGCATTTCGAGAAGATAAAATCTGGGGGTTGCTATCGAATGGGTTTGCTAAAAAAGGCGTGCCTGTCTCACACCCTCCTCATGAAAGATTCAATCTAGCTAACGTACTAATAACTATGCTGCTTCATTTCGGTGGTCTTCGAACATCTGAGGTGTTTCACATATATGTAGACGATATTATCCCCAATGAAGGGCTAGAGCAGATCCGCATTTATCACCCAAGAGAAGGGCTTGCACCCGAATGGTATAGAAATAAAACAAAACAACCAAATGCAAACAGGCAAACATTTTTGCGAGAGCGCTACGGGCTTGAGCCAAGATGGAAGCACCCAAACAGCACATATAATGCTGGATGGAAAAACTCTACGATAAATCCTGAAGGCAAGTATTTTAATGTATTTATGTTTGGCTCCAACGGAGTTAAAGAGCTATTTTTTGAATTGTTCTTAGCTTATATACAAACAAGAACTGCCCCTCTGTCTGGTAGAGAGCATCCCTTCCTATTCACCAATAAAAATGGCGACCCGCTAAGTATGGATTCATACCAAGATGCTCATAAGGTAGCGATTGAAAAAATAGGTATGACAGCTCTACTTGAATACGGTGGTACGCCACACTGCCATCGACATGCCTATGGCACTAGGCTTAAAGACGCAGGCATTGATCCATATATGATCAAAACATGTATGCACCACGCAAGCCTTGAAAGCCAAGAAACCTACAAGCACGATAATCCAAAAGAAATTTCACATGCTCTTTCAAAAGCATCAACTTTACTAGAGAAACAAAATAGTGAACTATTAATCAAAGGATATGAAGATGTCTAA
- the minC gene encoding septum site-determining protein MinC, with product MADASIEFKGTSFTLSVLHLKTSVLADIRADLAKKVAQAPDFFSLVPVVVNIEKLATDIDYQAIKTLITEFNFTFVGFTGSITKEQRNLVRELGFSFVNTAKAKVIEKTVTVAQSTVEEPLVEKIDAVVAAAPMQLYTDKIHRGQIRSGQQVYAKEQNLVIIGSVSAGAEVIADGNIHVYGSLRGRAIAGAKGHHKAQIYCQSLEAELVSINGNYWLSESMEKDWGSPAYIHLTDSELTSSKLI from the coding sequence ATGGCTGATGCCAGTATTGAATTTAAAGGTACAAGTTTCACCCTATCTGTTTTACATTTGAAAACCTCAGTTTTAGCCGATATACGCGCTGATTTAGCAAAAAAAGTAGCTCAAGCCCCCGATTTTTTCTCCCTCGTGCCCGTTGTTGTTAATATTGAGAAGCTCGCTACTGATATAGACTATCAAGCGATAAAAACACTAATTACAGAATTTAATTTTACCTTTGTTGGCTTTACCGGCTCAATTACAAAAGAGCAGCGCAACTTGGTACGTGAGCTTGGTTTTTCATTTGTTAATACCGCCAAAGCAAAAGTTATTGAAAAAACTGTTACAGTAGCACAATCGACAGTCGAAGAGCCGTTAGTAGAAAAGATTGACGCCGTAGTTGCTGCAGCGCCGATGCAACTATACACCGATAAAATACACCGTGGCCAAATACGCTCGGGTCAACAAGTATATGCTAAAGAACAAAACTTAGTGATTATTGGTTCAGTGTCAGCGGGTGCCGAAGTGATTGCCGATGGTAATATTCATGTTTATGGTTCCTTACGCGGGCGTGCAATAGCCGGCGCAAAAGGGCATCATAAGGCACAAATATATTGCCAAAGCCTTGAGGCGGAATTAGTGTCTATTAACGGTAATTATTGGCTTAGTGAATCAATGGAAAAAGATTGGGGTTCACCGGCATATATACATTTGACAGATAGCGAATTAACATCGTCAAAACTTATTTAA
- a CDS encoding VWA domain-containing protein — translation MFIDFFLTLKKHKVPCSLRELLDLIALLKKGVVFANVEEFYNLAKIVMVKDEIHYDKYDNAFAEYFKGIESIDIFDQILPEDWLRKEFEKNLSPEEKAQLKALGGLEALMKTLKERLEEQKKRHAGGSKWVGTGGTSPFGAYGYNPEGIRVGQDKNRNNSAVKVWDKREFKNFDQDRELGTRNIKLALKKLRKFARTGASERLDINTTIRSTAQNGGLLDVHMEPERHNAVKVLMFFDIGGSMDEYIHTCEELFSAAHSEFKHLKFFYFHNCLYDKVWQDNQRRYRETVDLEEVIRTFGSDYKVIFVGDATMGPYEIMARGGSVEHWNEKPGIDYMNRLLSHFNKVAWLNPQPETHWPYHHSISVIQQIVNDRMFPLTVDGIGRAIKEIS, via the coding sequence GTGTTTATCGACTTTTTTCTCACGCTAAAAAAACACAAAGTTCCTTGTAGCTTGCGTGAACTACTCGATCTTATCGCGCTATTAAAAAAAGGCGTGGTATTTGCCAATGTAGAAGAATTTTATAATCTGGCCAAAATTGTCATGGTTAAAGATGAAATTCATTATGACAAGTACGACAATGCCTTCGCTGAATATTTTAAAGGCATTGAAAGTATAGATATTTTTGATCAAATTCTGCCAGAAGATTGGCTAAGAAAAGAGTTTGAGAAAAATTTATCGCCAGAAGAAAAAGCACAGCTTAAAGCCTTAGGTGGTCTTGAAGCCTTAATGAAAACTTTAAAAGAACGGCTTGAAGAACAAAAAAAACGTCATGCAGGTGGTAGTAAATGGGTAGGCACTGGAGGCACTTCGCCATTTGGTGCTTATGGTTATAATCCGGAAGGCATTCGCGTTGGTCAAGACAAAAACCGTAATAATAGTGCGGTGAAGGTTTGGGACAAACGAGAGTTTAAAAACTTTGATCAAGACCGTGAACTGGGCACGCGAAATATCAAATTAGCGTTAAAAAAACTGCGTAAATTTGCCCGTACTGGCGCTAGTGAAAGACTTGATATTAATACCACTATTCGCTCTACCGCACAAAACGGTGGCTTGCTTGATGTTCATATGGAGCCTGAGCGCCATAACGCGGTAAAAGTACTGATGTTTTTTGATATCGGTGGCTCGATGGATGAGTATATTCACACCTGTGAAGAATTGTTTTCCGCAGCGCACAGCGAATTTAAACACTTAAAGTTTTTCTACTTTCATAACTGTTTGTACGATAAAGTTTGGCAAGATAATCAGCGTCGCTATCGAGAAACAGTTGATCTTGAAGAAGTTATTAGAACTTTTGGTAGTGATTATAAAGTGATCTTTGTTGGTGATGCCACCATGGGGCCATACGAAATTATGGCACGTGGCGGCAGTGTTGAACACTGGAATGAAAAGCCCGGCATAGACTACATGAACCGCCTTTTATCACATTTCAATAAAGTGGCGTGGTTAAACCCGCAGCCGGAAACGCACTGGCCTTATCATCACTCGATATCTGTTATACAGCAGATAGTTAACGACAGAATGTTTCCGTTAACGGTTGATGGTATCGGACGTGCGATAAAAGAAATCAGTTAG
- a CDS encoding cell division protein ZapB, with amino-acid sequence MLENTLPQLEQLIEDIIEKNNQLKSKVVELEQEKSTLADENEMLQLEILEGEEKRSQTNETLTNLLGKLQSVDEVN; translated from the coding sequence ATGTTAGAAAATACTCTCCCACAACTCGAACAACTGATCGAAGACATTATTGAAAAAAACAATCAACTAAAAAGTAAAGTAGTCGAGCTAGAACAAGAAAAGTCTACGCTTGCTGATGAAAATGAAATGCTGCAACTTGAAATCCTTGAAGGTGAAGAAAAGCGTAGCCAAACCAATGAAACTTTAACTAACCTGCTAGGTAAATTACAAAGTGTAGATGAGGTAAATTAA
- the minD gene encoding septum site-determining protein MinD, which yields MARIIVVTSGKGGVGKTTSSAAIGLGLALKGHKVVLIDFDIGLRNLDLIMGCERRVVYDFVNVINGEATLNQALIKDKRVSSLSILPASQTRDKDALNKENVGKVLEELGKTYDYIICDSPAGIEAGAMMALYYADEAIVTTNPEVSSVRDSDRILGMLASRSRRAEQGLEPIKEHLLLTRYSPKRVEEGEMLSVEDVKDILSIPLLGVIPESQAVLKASNAGEPVILDTESDAGKAYQDVVDRLLGETVEFRFLTAEKKGIFSRMFGG from the coding sequence ATGGCACGGATAATAGTTGTTACATCTGGCAAGGGTGGTGTTGGTAAAACCACATCAAGTGCTGCCATCGGTCTTGGTTTAGCATTAAAAGGCCATAAAGTGGTCTTAATTGATTTTGATATAGGTTTACGAAATCTTGACTTAATTATGGGTTGTGAACGCCGTGTTGTTTATGATTTTGTTAATGTTATTAATGGTGAAGCAACGTTAAATCAAGCGTTAATTAAAGACAAGCGCGTGAGCAGTTTGTCTATTTTACCTGCGTCACAAACACGTGATAAAGATGCATTAAATAAAGAAAATGTCGGCAAGGTATTAGAAGAGCTTGGTAAAACTTATGATTATATCATTTGCGACTCTCCTGCCGGTATTGAAGCCGGTGCCATGATGGCATTGTATTATGCGGATGAAGCTATAGTGACGACTAACCCAGAGGTATCGTCAGTTCGAGATTCAGATCGCATTTTAGGTATGTTGGCAAGCCGTTCACGCAGAGCTGAACAGGGCTTAGAGCCAATAAAAGAGCATTTATTATTAACACGCTATTCGCCTAAACGTGTGGAAGAAGGCGAAATGCTTAGTGTTGAAGATGTTAAAGATATTCTTTCGATTCCTCTGTTAGGTGTGATCCCAGAGTCACAAGCGGTGCTTAAGGCATCTAATGCCGGAGAGCCAGTCATTTTAGATACTGAAAGTGATGCCGGCAAAGCGTATCAAGATGTTGTTGATCGCCTGTTAGGTGAAACTGTTGAATTTAGATTTTTAACTGCCGAGAAAAAAGGCATTTTCAGTCGTATGTTTGGAGGATAA
- a CDS encoding VPA1269 family protein, which translates to MSKKSHQYETLQEASDAAIALNVTGKRMYKKRYKEDSKLPSDPDVKYKDLGWEGWDAFLGKEKKNLYETHQEASDAAIALNIIGKNEYKERYKEDPKLTSTPESKYKDLGWEGFAVFLGKEKKDFYETLQEASDAAIALNISNSGEYERRYKEDPKLPSNPDKKYSDQGWEGFDVFLGKEKKDHYVTHQEASDSAIALNISSGTEYRRRYKEDPKLPSNPHRTYENLGWDNWNLFLGKEIKEYYETLQEASDAAITLYIRGQAEYQKRYKEDPKLPSSPDEKYKVLGWEGFDVFLGKEKKSLYETLSEASDATIALNISSPSEYKRRYKEDPKLPATPDKKYAALGWESFDTFLGKEKTNFYETLQEASDAALALNISSGIEYGRRYKEDPKLPAYPDTKYKDQGWEGWRAFLGKEKKEHYETLQEASDAALALNISSGIEYGRRYKEDPKLPAYPDTKYKDQGWEGWRAFLGKEKKEHYETLQEASDAALALNISSGIEYGRRYKEDPKLPSVPEVKYAELGWINWDLFLSKNASYIETVRYIDSADVKVRTISDYVGLIKKDRRFPNQPSKKHWPEYYDWASFVGIEYKDPLDAIALIKDQSVFDKKSYESARKLYRALPESPENTYGFYSFEEFLAFNKDKLWHVDQVRNFCHENKITTNNQYRKATTTTPYLAINKEQIVGFSSFSNITYSTDFDMLDNEDLAEWHDMANKWVSSLKRIGNKIQTLRNYFLFNINNMPSSPAKYCDINYDSKPDINAWLNALSASSKTMAAVNAVNEFFDFVLTECCAHTCEETGEVTYLEGYSNPIKQKDIQVELDGNPRLSESRKPALPFRYIDRARKYIVPADSKVTNIRELFDSIDTKTEMYSYFSEWFHVDESVIDKNDPNCVWRYSKGQFQMWSPVRLIALYTQLFMPFRGSQTCWLDSGEADSHILTTKDGKHQWEENLLLDEHRVPEKNWQGFLKPTESLTLIDKNNTIGVSCHVNTNKTAKNAYIGYDVPWVDERIVPWIIMLRDWQTKYNPLVKPTKWTNEYKSSGKASEYQLKKYGYNSRSCFLFRDPTKGGIRPLTQAKLSAAFCGLLYLIQDEELPLAYLSKGLKSNRLTSFKAHFTLHSMRVSLITAFVRDAQISPEIVQKLVGHSSLVMTIYYTKVSAVDIQEQLQNADNRIIKNQVKRVEQLIKQKKMEQAKSELIGSDGELVKNNWEIPAAAFSFMDYGICPNGRTLCNSGGKPLDKDRNLYAPASPGYLGTSNCIQCRHFVTGPAFLGGLQMIANEISLECKAGSIQVESLRNEIEIMEDEEYQAIKKGKPFLKQYELSLAESHYEQEVTRFDALTCDLVSIIRLSMNSVQLLNRKINGDDENSSLSLVATNQGEVEFQLSETSDFIQLDMVCHSASYYQSSHPKNANIARTQFLDLFARKNGLSPGMFMLDERQQLEVGNELTKFIFARTGSWDKVSTLMDKDEKITLKELGFDDDETQQGLTLLLEGKSLKNNILSNEESKLKVV; encoded by the coding sequence ATGTCTAAGAAATCTCACCAATATGAAACTCTTCAAGAAGCGTCAGATGCCGCCATTGCGCTTAACGTTACAGGGAAGAGAATGTACAAAAAACGCTACAAAGAAGACTCAAAGCTACCTTCAGATCCGGATGTAAAATATAAAGACCTAGGGTGGGAAGGCTGGGATGCTTTTTTAGGTAAAGAAAAAAAGAATCTTTATGAAACCCATCAAGAGGCGTCAGATGCCGCCATTGCACTAAATATTATTGGTAAAAATGAGTACAAAGAACGCTACAAAGAAGACCCTAAATTAACTTCAACTCCCGAATCAAAATATAAGGATCTAGGCTGGGAAGGCTTTGCTGTTTTTTTAGGTAAAGAAAAAAAGGATTTTTATGAAACCCTTCAAGAGGCGTCAGATGCCGCCATTGCGCTTAATATTAGTAACAGTGGTGAGTACGAAAGGCGCTACAAAGAAGACCCTAAATTACCTTCAAACCCTGATAAGAAATATTCTGACCAAGGCTGGGAAGGCTTTGATGTTTTTTTAGGTAAAGAAAAAAAGGATCATTATGTAACCCATCAAGAAGCGTCAGATTCCGCCATTGCACTTAATATTAGTAGTGGAACCGAGTACCGAAGACGTTACAAAGAAGACCCTAAATTACCTTCAAACCCTCATAGAACATATGAAAATCTAGGCTGGGATAATTGGAATCTTTTTCTAGGTAAGGAAATAAAGGAGTATTATGAAACCCTTCAAGAAGCGTCAGATGCCGCCATTACACTTTACATTAGAGGGCAAGCCGAGTACCAAAAACGCTACAAAGAAGACCCTAAATTACCTTCATCTCCGGATGAAAAATATAAGGTTCTAGGTTGGGAAGGCTTTGATGTTTTTTTAGGTAAAGAAAAAAAGAGTCTTTATGAAACCCTCTCTGAAGCGTCAGATGCCACCATTGCGCTTAATATTAGTAGTCCTTCCGAGTACAAAAGACGTTACAAAGAAGACCCTAAATTACCTGCAACTCCCGATAAAAAATATGCCGCCCTAGGTTGGGAAAGCTTCGATACGTTTTTAGGTAAGGAAAAAACTAATTTTTATGAAACCCTTCAAGAGGCGTCAGATGCCGCCCTTGCGCTTAATATTAGTAGTGGAATCGAGTACGGAAGACGTTACAAAGAAGACCCTAAATTACCTGCATATCCCGATACCAAATATAAAGATCAAGGTTGGGAAGGCTGGAGAGCTTTTTTAGGTAAAGAAAAAAAGGAGCATTATGAAACCCTTCAAGAAGCGTCAGATGCTGCCCTTGCGCTTAATATTAGTAGTGGAATCGAGTACGGAAGACGTTACAAAGAAGACCCTAAATTACCTGCATATCCCGATACCAAATATAAAGATCAAGGTTGGGAAGGCTGGAGAGCTTTTTTAGGTAAAGAAAAAAAGGAGCATTATGAAACCCTTCAAGAAGCGTCAGATGCTGCCCTTGCGCTTAATATTAGTAGTGGAATCGAGTACGGAAGACGTTACAAAGAAGACCCTAAATTACCTTCAGTTCCCGAAGTGAAATATGCAGAGCTAGGTTGGATAAATTGGGATTTATTTTTAAGTAAAAATGCTTCCTACATAGAAACCGTACGATATATTGATTCTGCTGATGTGAAAGTCCGTACTATTTCAGACTACGTTGGACTTATAAAAAAGGATCGTAGATTCCCAAACCAACCATCAAAAAAACATTGGCCTGAATATTATGACTGGGCTAGCTTTGTAGGTATAGAATATAAAGACCCATTAGATGCTATAGCGTTAATCAAAGACCAATCTGTTTTTGATAAAAAAAGCTATGAATCGGCAAGGAAGCTGTATCGTGCACTACCTGAGAGCCCAGAAAACACATACGGCTTTTATTCATTTGAAGAGTTTCTTGCGTTTAACAAAGATAAGCTTTGGCACGTTGACCAAGTGCGTAACTTTTGTCATGAAAATAAAATCACTACTAACAATCAATACCGAAAAGCTACTACAACCACCCCTTACCTTGCCATCAACAAAGAACAAATCGTCGGATTTTCTTCATTTTCAAATATCACTTATTCTACCGACTTCGATATGCTTGACAACGAAGATTTGGCAGAGTGGCACGATATGGCAAACAAGTGGGTTAGTTCGTTAAAAAGAATAGGTAACAAAATACAAACCTTAAGAAATTACTTTTTGTTTAATATCAACAACATGCCATCTTCTCCCGCAAAATACTGTGACATTAACTATGATAGCAAACCAGACATTAATGCTTGGTTAAATGCACTGTCAGCGTCTAGTAAGACTATGGCCGCAGTCAATGCTGTGAATGAGTTCTTTGATTTTGTGCTTACAGAATGTTGCGCTCATACCTGCGAAGAAACGGGAGAGGTCACCTATTTAGAGGGCTATTCAAATCCAATTAAACAGAAAGATATTCAGGTTGAATTAGATGGAAATCCACGGTTGAGTGAGTCGAGGAAGCCAGCGCTCCCCTTTCGCTACATCGACCGCGCCAGAAAATACATTGTGCCTGCTGACTCTAAAGTAACCAATATTAGAGAATTGTTTGATTCAATTGATACTAAAACTGAAATGTATTCCTATTTCTCTGAGTGGTTTCATGTGGATGAAAGTGTTATTGATAAAAATGATCCTAATTGTGTTTGGAGGTATTCTAAGGGACAATTCCAAATGTGGTCTCCAGTACGTTTAATTGCTTTATATACCCAGCTTTTTATGCCGTTTCGCGGTAGTCAAACATGTTGGTTAGACAGTGGAGAGGCTGACTCACACATACTAACAACAAAAGACGGCAAACATCAATGGGAAGAAAATTTACTATTAGATGAACATCGAGTACCTGAAAAAAATTGGCAAGGTTTTCTAAAGCCAACTGAATCACTAACACTTATTGATAAAAACAATACAATCGGCGTAAGTTGTCATGTAAACACAAACAAAACAGCTAAGAACGCATATATTGGCTACGATGTGCCTTGGGTAGATGAAAGGATTGTTCCTTGGATAATAATGCTCAGAGATTGGCAGACAAAATACAACCCGTTAGTAAAACCAACTAAATGGACTAACGAATATAAAAGTAGCGGAAAAGCTTCAGAGTACCAATTAAAGAAGTATGGTTATAATTCACGGTCTTGTTTTTTGTTTAGAGACCCAACTAAAGGGGGGATTCGCCCTTTAACCCAAGCCAAACTTAGTGCAGCTTTTTGCGGTCTTTTATATTTAATTCAAGATGAAGAACTGCCCTTAGCTTATTTGAGTAAAGGATTAAAATCGAATAGATTAACCTCCTTCAAAGCACATTTCACCCTGCACTCCATGCGCGTATCACTGATTACTGCTTTTGTTCGGGATGCACAGATATCACCTGAAATAGTTCAAAAACTTGTAGGTCACTCTTCGTTGGTTATGACTATTTATTACACGAAAGTTTCAGCAGTCGATATCCAAGAACAATTGCAAAACGCTGATAACCGAATCATTAAAAACCAAGTTAAGCGTGTTGAACAGCTTATTAAACAAAAAAAAATGGAACAAGCGAAGTCTGAACTTATTGGCTCCGACGGAGAGTTGGTTAAGAATAATTGGGAGATACCTGCCGCAGCATTTAGCTTTATGGATTATGGGATTTGCCCTAATGGTCGAACGTTATGTAATAGCGGTGGGAAACCACTAGATAAGGATAGGAATTTATACGCACCAGCCTCGCCTGGATACCTTGGGACTAGTAATTGCATTCAATGTCGTCACTTTGTTACAGGCCCAGCATTTTTAGGTGGATTGCAGATGATTGCAAATGAAATATCACTGGAATGCAAGGCGGGATCGATTCAGGTTGAATCGTTAAGAAATGAAATTGAGATAATGGAAGATGAAGAATATCAAGCAATAAAGAAAGGAAAACCCTTTTTAAAGCAATATGAGCTATCACTTGCTGAATCACACTATGAGCAAGAGGTTACAAGGTTTGATGCGCTTACATGCGACCTAGTTAGCATTATCAGACTTTCAATGAATTCTGTTCAACTTCTAAACAGAAAAATAAATGGTGATGATGAAAATAGTAGCCTAAGCCTTGTTGCTACTAATCAAGGTGAGGTTGAATTCCAATTATCTGAAACATCAGACTTTATACAATTGGATATGGTCTGCCATTCAGCTTCATATTATCAATCTTCACATCCAAAAAACGCAAACATTGCTCGAACTCAATTTCTAGACCTGTTTGCACGAAAAAACGGCTTATCTCCAGGTATGTTTATGCTTGATGAACGTCAGCAATTAGAAGTCGGTAATGAACTAACAAAGTTTATCTTTGCCCGAACAGGTAGCTGGGATAAAGTTAGTACGTTGATGGATAAAGATGAAAAAATAACTCTGAAAGAATTAGGCTTTGATGATGATGAAACTCAACAAGGATTAACACTTCTGCTTGAAGGTAAATCTCTAAAAAATAATATTCTTTCGAATGAAGAATCAAAACTTAAAGTGGTGTGA